The DNA segment GCAGTTGCATTTGACCTCGGATCTACGCTGCCGAAACTAGAGTACAAGTGCGACCAATAAACCGCTAACCGGGGCCTAGCGGAACGTGGACCGGGATACGGGGTATAGGCTAGGCCTTCCCTAACAGTGAAAACCGTGAGCCGAGAGTGACTCCACATCCCGCCGATTCAGCTAATCCTGATCCACATAGATCAATCTCTTCATTATCACCTTGGCGGGCAACAAAAACCCTGTTGTGACTCGTCGCGGCCATTCCTTCCTCGCCGGTAAGAAGCTGCTCATGAAGTTTCTCACCAGGTCGAGTGCCCGTATAGACAATCTCAATGTCACGGCCCGGTATGAACCCGGACAGCGTAACAAGCTGGCGGGCCAACTCATCAATCCTGACAGGTTGGCCCATATCCAAGATGAAAATGTCTCCGCCCTTCCCCATCCCACCCGCTTGGAGGACCAGCGACACGGCCTCGGGGATGGTCATGAAGTACCGGGTCATCTCGGGGTGGGTCACCGTCACCGGCCCCCCGCGGGCAATCTGAGCCTTGAAGATCGGCACGACACTCCCCGCGCTCCCGAGTACATTCCCGAACCTCACCGCCACAAACCGGCACGGGGTCGACCCGTTGTACCCCTGGATGATCATCTCGGCCAGCCGCTTGGTCGCCCCCATGACGCTCTTGGGGTTGACGGCCTTGTCGGTCGAGATCATCACGAACCGCTTGGTGCCGTACTGGGCGGCCATGTCGGCGACGTTCTTGGTCCCGTAGACGTTGGTCTTGACGGCCTCCTCGGGGTAGGCCTCCATCAGCGGCACGTGTTTGTGGGCGGCGGCGTGGAAGACGACCGAGGGCTTGAAGGTCTTGAAGACGTTCTCGATCTTCTCCCTATCCCTGATATCGGCGATGATGACCGTCCGGTTGAGGCTCTTTTCCCTGCTACCAAGCTCGATCTCAAGCTCGTAGACACCGTTCTCGTTGTGGTCCAGCATCAGCAGGCACTCTGGGCTGAGCTTGGCGATCTGCCGGCAGAGCTCGGACCCGATGGACCCGCCGGCGCCGGTCACCAGGACCCGTTCGCCGGTCAGGTAACCGGTGATCTCGGCGAAGACCACGCGGACGGGCTCGCGGCCGAGCAAATCCTCCAAAGAAACCTCGCGGATCTGGTTGACTGTCACCCGGCCGTTGATCAGTTCGTAAACGCCGGGGACGGTCTTT comes from the Bacillota bacterium genome and includes:
- a CDS encoding nucleoside-diphosphate sugar epimerase/dehydratase; the protein is MAKRLILMAYDVMAINVAVVIGLALRFDNAVPWSYFQSYFGVAIPYTVISLVAFYLLGLYHSIWEYASVDEALAAGKGALASFLALTGLLYLPVGHGFPRSVVLMVLVINFLSLGGGRLSIRMLRRVRVLAEMKDLKDPKRVLIIGAGQAGVMALREMQRHPELGYKPVGFIDDDRRKVGLRINGVRVLGRTGDLKAVAKRLACNEVLVAMPAAGPGSIRRVVQECASLGVKIKTVPGVYELINGRVTVNQIREVSLEDLLGREPVRVVFAEITGYLTGERVLVTGAGGSIGSELCRQIAKLSPECLLMLDHNENGVYELEIELGSREKSLNRTVIIADIRDREKIENVFKTFKPSVVFHAAAHKHVPLMEAYPEEAVKTNVYGTKNVADMAAQYGTKRFVMISTDKAVNPKSVMGATKRLAEMIIQGYNGSTPCRFVAVRFGNVLGSAGSVVPIFKAQIARGGPVTVTHPEMTRYFMTIPEAVSLVLQAGGMGKGGDIFILDMGQPVRIDELARQLVTLSGFIPGRDIEIVYTGTRPGEKLHEQLLTGEEGMAATSHNRVFVARQGDNEEIDLCGSGLAESAGCGVTLGSRFSLLGKA